The Anguilla anguilla isolate fAngAng1 chromosome 2, fAngAng1.pri, whole genome shotgun sequence genome contains the following window.
gtttatttgattCATTACTTCGGCTCTGAAACAGTTAAAACTGATTAAAAACGTTTATGTCATGCAAACCATGTTCTTACTATAGTTAGCTAATtttgttgaaatgttgaaaacaaacacaaatttgaAAGCTGAAATACTACTAAGTTGCCATTATTTATAGCCATTTCTATTAGCACACTTTCAGAACGCTCCAGCAATATCACATCGCTTGTGAACTAGTAAGTACGTACATTGGCGATGACCTTAATGGTTTCATCTATTCCCAAGCACTCAGTGGAATTGAAACTACAGATAACTGCAAATATAATTCCATTTCCCCTTATGTTCGCCGCACCTACAGAAGTATTTCCGTATTCCCGAAACAATCACACTGGCGGCTGAATTCCCTTCTGGTTTTGTGCAATGCAGAATTTCGACAGGCTGTGTGTTGTTAAGCCTAACGCAGTCATACAAAGCAAGGAATACCACAGACAAACATCCAGCCAACTACTTTCCGTTTGGGATTTGTGAGAAGCTACAGGTCATTGCCCAAAAACGTACCATTCAGCATTTAATCTGCAAGCCACATTGATGTGAGCGATAAAAGCCGCTAAGGAAACTGATGCTGTAGAATCGCCGTAACTGTCCGCACGTCCTAATCTGGTCCTAATACATGtggaattcatttattttcctttccttttagcTAAAATGGCATTTAACCCAATGTTGAAAAAATTCTTGGTCGCAGGTTGGCTATGGGGCGGGCTTATGAGAGTGCAGTTTGTGATTGGCCATAACCCCCTCCTGGTTCGCGCTATTTCCGTTTTCACTCACCGCGCAGGCCCAGCGACCTCgatgtaatttttatttactcCTGAAATCCAAGATGGCTACTCCGAATATTTCAGTACCTTAGCAATTGAGGATGCACGTATTGAGAAAACTACTTTCCCCGATAATCTCATCCCCTGAAACTAAATTAGTAAGGTGTAGATGAACTATTTGCATcttacctgacacaaaatagtCCTCGCGTCTTGCTTCAGCTCCCGCGAATACACCATTTTCAAGTAGTTTCGAGGAATACATATCCTCGATCGCTGTCTCTCCAAAGCAAGCGAGGTTCACCGTCTCCACATCAAATGGCCGAACCGAGAAAAGTACCATTTGTCACACTGTCGGCCTTCGCCGCTGGACCGGCCTCAGAGCCTAGGAAATGCCGACATGAAGATGAGGCCGGAATCAAtttggaggagagcacagcAGTAGGCACTACACCGACCGGGACAGGAGATGGTGGTCTGTTCGGCAAAGCTAGCGACGGGGACAACGGGGAACCAAGAGGGATTACCGTGCGATTGAACCTCTGCCTGTCCGAGCCGAGCGACCAAGCGTCGGCCGAATTCAACTACAGCGAGCTGGTTCAGTCAATACAGGTAATGGTCGTCTGTGGATTAGGCCGGGCAAAGCCTTGAGTTGAAGTCAGGATCATTGGAGGCTAAGAGAGTAATGTTAGTTACTTGTAGAATCTGAAGTACAGTCGATTCCTGATGTAGCCGCTTTGTAGTTTTTCCACATGAGATAAGTTAACGTGAAGTGCAGTAAAGAAACGTAATATTGGCAAACTTATCTGCCATATGGCTAAAAgtgttagctagcaagctaacgatGAAAGCTGGCAGTTGGACAGTAAGCTAAGCTCGAGCTatcaagcaagctagctaagtAGCTATAATCACGTACACAATCACGAGTTTTCCAACGTTAATTAACGTTAATCATCGTTAATCAAGtaacatattttattgtattttactcaaggaattataaaaatacaatgacTCTGGATAAATAGTTACATATTTACTTTTTGTAACGTTGGTATTTAGACATGTCATTGAAAATGGTCGAgtgtaacgttagctggctaattaGCTAGCGATCGAACTAGCTCCCTAAATAATTGTGTTTGCTAGTAAGTTTACGAAGTTAATCCGGTGGTCTGGTTGTCTCAGAGGCTATCCAAGTTATGAACACCGTTCGCATACTAGCCTCAGCTGTGTATAAAACAAGATcgcaactagctagctacattgcATAGTTTTTTTATCAGCAAAATTCTCAGTTTACCATTTATGGATGATTAGTTTACTCACGATAATGTACACGACTGCATAATAAAAGAGGTAGCTATGACAGGTGGTTACATCAGACCTTATAACACTCTAAGCGTCAGATTGTTGCTCTGGTTTTTACATTTCACGTGCCAGCATCTTAACATTTTGCATTAGAACATAATGGCAGCAGGTATGACTTGTGTTGCATAATATTGCGTAGTGTAGTGACCTAATTGTCATAATGCATACATAATCTACTGATCAATTATTGTGGTGTTCTCGCTATAGAATAATCTCTGATCTTTTTGTTCCAGTGACTAGATAAAACAGATTTATTCTCCTTTTGTCCTTcatgcttctgttttttactcctactctctctctcttccatctAAGGTGAAGAAGGCACCCCCCCAAGCACTGACACCTGCCTGTGACCCTAATGACCCCTTTGCAGATGAAGAGAAAGAACGACAGGAAGTGGAGGCCCTGGCCAAGAAGTTTGAGAGCAAATATGtaagtgcaccccccccccccccaccacagcatGTGGCTGAACAGAAGCTGCATTGATCATGGTTATAGTCAAGCTGGTAATATGCAGTTTTCTCGGTATAATATTAGCTAACAACACAATATGCCGCTGTGTGTTTAACTTATAATATTTGAGCTCGGATTCCATGTTGCTATAAAGTAAATTCAAATTGAGGAATTAGTTGGTACATGCCTGACACATACCCAGGGAATGGACCTTGCAATGTGTTTCAGTAATTTATATTCTTCTGCAAGCAGACGCTGTTCTTTCACACTGTGTTGTAGACAACAACCTGGATGCTTTTGCTCTATACACGTTAATCACAGTAATGTATAGTGCAATGTGGTATGGCAGTTATATACCAAATGCAATgctatgctgttttttttaattcaacatctGCTCCAGATTCACCCAttcattaacactgaaaatgttggTACTCTTGTTTGATGAAGCTTTGGCTTGATTATCGTAGTGTGCCCTGTTTGTGCAGTTTGTGGTTATTGTTAGCCCGAGCCTCATGTTGTAGGTCCTCTATGTGTGTTAACCCCTCGCACCCCGTCCTCATTACAGGGCAATTCTGGGAAAAAGAAACGGAAAGACAGAATGCAAGATCTGATCGACATCGGTTTCGGCTATGACGAGAGTGACCCATTCATAGACAACTCGGAGGCTGTAAGGACCTTTAATGCCTGTTATTACCCCATTATTGCTTTCACGCTAAAAACGATAGCTTCAATGGTGTACAAgctctggtaaaaaaaaaaaaaaagatcactttTTCCAggcatttgcattttgtttttcctaaaGGCTAATGTCTGCCACTGCTCTATAAATGAACAGCTGAGACGTTCTCAGCAGCCTGGCTCATTAGAGACATGCCACCTTTGCAGCGATCTCCTCCTTTGTCGTTTTGACAAGCGAACGTGGGACGCGAAGACCATGTGAAGCTCCCCCGTAGCCCGCGGGTGCTGGATGCGGGTGTGTACGGTATCTTGACTGCGGCCCCCGCTTGCGTTCACAGTACGACGAGCTGGTCCCGGCCTCTCTCACCACCAAGCTGGGCGGGTTCTACATCAACACGGGAACGCTGCAGTTCCGCGCCGCGTCGGAGTCCgagggggaggacggggggaaGGACGGGAAGGCTCGCAGGGTGAGTTCTGCGCCCCTCCGAGGCGACGTGCCGTTTCTAACCGCGCCCTGCGCCCTCCCGAAAACGAGGCTGTGCCGGCGCGATCCGGTCCGCTACGTCCCGAACCGTTCGCCCGCTCTGGGAACGGGACTCACCGGCCGCCTCTGCTTCGCTTACAGCCGCTGAAGGACGGAGAGGAGCAGGTCATGAAGAAACGGAAGAGGAAAGAAGGGAGCAGTGCGGAGGAGAAGAAGCCCAGGAAGACCAAAGTGCCGAAGCAAGGGTGAGAGGCTACCTGTGCTAACGCTGCTGAACAACCACACCTGCAGGAGGGAGCCCTGACGTGTTGCccgtatatatgtgtgtgtgtgtgtgtgtgtgtgtgtgtgtgtgtgtgtgtgtgtgtgtgtgtgtgtgtgtgtgtgtgtgtgtgtgtgtgtgtgtgtgtgtgtgtgtgtgtgtgtgtgtgtgtgtgtgtgtgtgtgcgtgtgcgtgtgcgtgttcgcCTGTATCTGCTTGAGAGTGGGCTGCCCCATGGACTGAACCCTGTGGTTTCCTCAAAGGCGTGGGCTTTTAACTTTTAACTAGTTATGTCCTGAATTCGTACTGGTCCGGCGGCCCTCCAGGGCCAGTGTCAATGTCCATGGAAACGTCCGCTAGCGAATCACTGGGCTGCAACCAGGGCAGGATAAGCTATCCTGTTTATCCTGGTCATAAGACCTGGTCAACATGAGGGGCTGATAGAGGAACGCAGCGCTATTGATAAAGTGGTACACAGTGCCCAGAGTACATACCGGGCAGATAGTGTCATCTGTGCCTTGAGAAGGTGATTTTCTTTGTTCCCGAGGGTTCGAGCTCTTGTACTTTTTGCGGTTGACGTGCTGTTCCTTCCCTGTGAAATTCGTGACTTTGTCACTTCGGTGCCCGCGGCTCGGACTTGGCACGGGTGGGAAATTAGATTGCCGGAGCAGAAGCTGTATAATGGCGGTCACACGCTGGAAGGCTGTGAGTGAGTTTAGACTGTGTATGTAATTTTGCccttcagttaaaaataaatcctcAGACTAACATCGTGTAACTCAGAATAATGAGTCATTTTTAGTGAGGCGTTCTCGGGAAGTCCAGAGAAGGGAGGtaatgctgctgctgatgtgggTGTTCTGCTGTTACCTGGCAGGGGGCTGCAAATGTAAACTGGATTATACAGTTCCAGTGCAATGCAGTTTTCTGAATTTTAAGGTAAAAATAGCTAATAGCATCTGCTAATATTTGTCTGTCCAGAATGAGCGGGAAggtgccattgtttttttttaagcaaaggGCATTCTTGTATGTGTACGTCATTGTAAATGTCAGGTAAAGTTAAAATCGAGGAAGTAATTTGAATTCAGCAGTTTGTTAATATAAtcacagttgtgtgtgtgtgtgtgtgtgtgtgtgtgtgtgtgtgtgtgtgcaaaacgGTGCCGGAGTTTCTTGGGTGGAACGTGTTTGTAGCTCGACATTCGCTggatctggagagagagagatggcgaTGGCGCTGTTATTTATAGCAGCTGAACGCACCTGTCCTGCCCAGctctgccgctctctctctctctctcgcactgccgctctctctctctctcagccccccgctctctctctctctcctcctgcctcaGGGCGAGCGGCCTGAGCGTGCACCGCCCGGAGAAGAAGAAGCGCAAGAAGCTGATGAAGGACTCGCTGTGCCTGGCCGCCATGCTGCGGCGCTTCACGCGCGAGAAGGAGGAGCTTCGCAAGAAgatcggcggcggcggcggcggcgggggggcgctGCCCGCGGGCGGAGGGGCGGCCGCCAACGCGCCCCGCGCCAACCACGCGATCCACAACTCCCAGCTGCACCCCCACGcccacccgcacccgcacccccaccccgccggcAACGACATGGCCATGGCGGACCTGAGCGACCCGGCCGTCCTGTCGCTGCTGGGCTCCACCAGCGAGAGCGAGCTGCAGGACCTCCTGGAGGACCTGGACTTCAGCCTGCTGGACTCCGCCTCCCTGTCCTGCGGCCCCGCCCAGCGGGAGAACGGCCTGCTGGGAGCGGGGCCGCTGGCCGGcccgagggcggggccgggcgctctggggaggggggcggggtcgcTGGGGGCCGCCGCGGGcctcctgaccccgcccccgcctctcCCCGACGGGCTGCCGCCCCCCCTCACCAAGCGGATCGAGGACCTGCGCGCCGTGAGTCtcgtttttaaaactttatttgcaACGCGAGTTACAGACAGTGTCACAGAcagattattattctttttttttttttctcgtgtCATATTTCTCATGGATTTGTTTAACGCTCCTTGACAGGCTGTTGCGTGTGAAAGGGagcagagagatagagagaggcatgctggcagaggaggagagagagaggaagagagtgagaatgtacaggagggaggtggagagataATGTAGAGGCAGAGAGATGGAGGCGGGTAGGGCTTGGTGGGACCGCTGAGTGGAAGGATGTGGTTGGTATTTCTGAAAACGGCTCCATTTTGGCCTGCGGGTTCACTTTGGTGCCTCAGCAGATGGGAGCTGCGTTCAGGCCGTGCTGGGAGCCTAATCTTTTACACCCGTCTGTGCTCAGGCGTCCCGGCAGTTTGAccaggaagggaggaagaaatTCTTCACCCTGGATATGAACAACATCCTCCTGGAGTGAGTCCCACTTCCTGTCATGCTCATTGCCAGCACGTAGAAACCTATATTCTGATACATGGTCTCGCCCTTCTGCAGCAAATAAAAGCCACGCTAGTCAATGTTGACCTAAAGATATTTACCATTGTGTGGCTCTGTAAACATAACACTCCAGTAATGGGGAATCACAGTATGTACATCCGTCTGTTTGTtcgtccgtccatccatccgttCGTCTATTCCTGTatccagaaatatttttgttaggACTGTTGAACTGCATGATTCACAAATGATGCACCTTGGTTTTTCTGCTAGGAGgagtttaaatgtgtttgtatgtaaaaTTTGAGCAGTTACTGGAGCAAAAGCAGTGTACACAAGGATGAGCATAGAGCTCTCGTATTATAACCATATCTCCCTATGCCAGGCTGCACAGTTTCAGAGCTGAtaaggtgtggtgtgtgtgtgtgtgtgtgtaatgtgtttatGTAATTGTGGTAgggtgtatgtctgtgtgtaattgtggtagagtgtgtgtgtgtgagtgtgtatgtaatgtgtgtgtgtgtgtaatgtgtttatGTAATTGTGGTAgggtgtatgtctgtgtgtaattgtggtagagtatgtgtgtgtgtaatgtgtgtaatgtgtgtgtgtgtaatgtgtgtaatgtgtgtgtgtgtgtgtgtgtgtgtgtgtgtgtaattttgtgtgtgtgtgtgtgtgtgtatgtgagtgtgtatgtaatgtgtgtgtgtgtgtgtgtgtaattttgtgtgtgtttgtgtgtgtgtgtgagtgtgtaattgtggtagagcgtgtgtgtgtaatgtgtgtgtgtgtgagtgtgtatgtaatgtgtgtgtgtgtgtgtgtaattttgtgtgtgtgtgtgtgtatgatgtgtgtgtaatgtgtgtgtgtgtgtgtgtgagtgtgtaattgTGGTAGGGTGCctaacgtctctctctctctctcagtattgAGCTGCAGGTGCAGGAGCAGCCGGCTGCAGTGCGCTCTGCAGTGTACTCCCACCTGGAGGCCTTTGTTCCCTGCAACAAGGAAGCGCTGCTCAAACGCCTCAAGAAGCTCAGCCTCAATATCCAGgtgaggagctgtgtgtgtgtgcctgtgtgtgtgtgtgtgtgcgtgcctgtgtgtgtgtgcgcgtgcctgtgtgtgtgtgcgcgtgcctgtgtgtgtgtgcgcgtgcctgcgtgcgtgtgtgcgcgcctgcgtgtgtgtgtgcgcgcctgcgtgtgtgtgtgcgtgtgcattccCTGCAGTGCTGCGGTGTCTCTGCAGCACTGGgcctgctctgctctcctctctcctcttcgcTCAGGAGGGGATGTGTTTGTACTGTCACGTGGAGCCCTGCCAGGGTTTGATCATGTGGAGCTGTACTGGCTCAGACTGCTGTagcctcacagacacacacacacacacacacaggcacacaggcacacacacacacacacacacacacaagcactctctcttgctctcttgctCCATCTGTCTCCATGTCTCTCAGGACGATCGGTTGCGGACTCCGCTGTTGAAGCTGAAGTTGGCCGTGTGCAGTGTGATGCCCGAGCAGATCGCCAGATACAACATGGACTGCATGGCCAAGGCCGCCAAGTAAagccctctctcacccctgtctgtttgtgtgtgagactccacccctgtgtgtgtgtgtgtgtgtgtgtgtgtgtgactccacccgtgtgtgtgtgtctgtcagagtccactcttttttgtgtgtgtgtgtgtgtgtgtgtgtgtgtgtgtgtgtgtgagactccacccctgtgtgtgtgtgtgtgtgtgtgtgtgtgtgactccacccctgtgtgtgtgtgtgtttgtgtgtgtttgtgtgtgagactccacccctgtgtgtgtgtgtgtgtgtgtgtgtgtgttcatgctcctgtgtgtttacaggCAGCAGtcgggggagggagagaagaatggttcagaggaagaggatgaggagaagCCGGGGAAGAGGGTGATGGGGCCGCGCAAGAAGTTTGTGTGGGACGACCGGCTCAGGTGGGTACTGCTGACACCCCTGCGGTCACACTGGCCCTCATCACCGTCCTGAGCCTGACTGTGCCTGGGGTCACACTCTGGTTCCTCTGGGCCTGGAGAAGGCTTATTGACAATATGGCGTATTAGACATCCCACACATGAAGCACCGTGTGTATCTCACCGCTCAGTTTGAGCAGCCTGTGTCAGGCGTGGTCTGGCCCGAGTGTTAGCGCATGATGTAGGCCTGCCTGTGTCCTCGTGCTGTGTGCGACTTAAAGTTGtgttagtcgctctggataacatcggctaagtgcctgtaatgtgatgtgatgtaatgtaatgtactgtaatgtaatgtaatgtagtgtaatgtattgtattgtgctgtaatgtagtgtaatgtattgtattgtaatggactgtaatatactgtaatgtgctgtaatgtagtttagtgtaatgtagtttagtgtaatgtactgtaatatagtttagtgtaatgtactgtaatgtagtgtaatgtagtgtagtgtaatgtgctgtaatgtactgtaatgtgatgtagtgtaatgtgctgtaatgtagagtaatgtagtgtaatgtagtgtagtgtaatgtagtgtaatgtaatgtgctgtattGTGCTGGGGCTGTTGCAGGACCCTGCTGTGTAACCTGGTTCGGGTGAAGCTGGGCTGCTATGCGCTGGAGGCCCAGTGCTCCCTGTCTGCAGAGGACTATCTCAAAGCCTTCATGGAGAACGAGGTCAAGCCCCTCTGGCCCAAGGGCTGGATGCAGGCCAggtgtgttcacgtgtgtgtgtgtgtgtgtgtgtgcgtgtgtgtgtgtgtgtgtgtgtgcgtgtgcgtgtgtgtgcgtgtgtctctgtatgtgtggatgtgtgtattgCATGTGGATGTGTCTGTTTGGTAAAGTTTGCTGTTCccatgttctctgtgtgtgtgtgtgtgtgtgtgagaggcgtTCATGCTGAGCCTGTGTGCTTCTCCTCTCTCAGGATGCTGT
Protein-coding sequences here:
- the ubn2a gene encoding ubinuclein-2a isoform X1, with the translated sequence MAEPRKVPFVTLSAFAAGPASEPRKCRHEDEAGINLEESTAVGTTPTGTGDGGLFGKASDGDNGEPRGITVRLNLCLSEPSDQASAEFNYSELVQSIQVKKAPPQALTPACDPNDPFADEEKERQEVEALAKKFESKYGNSGKKKRKDRMQDLIDIGFGYDESDPFIDNSEAYDELVPASLTTKLGGFYINTGTLQFRAASESEGEDGGKDGKARRPLKDGEEQVMKKRKRKEGSSAEEKKPRKTKVPKQGASGLSVHRPEKKKRKKLMKDSLCLAAMLRRFTREKEELRKKIGGGGGGGGALPAGGGAAANAPRANHAIHNSQLHPHAHPHPHPHPAGNDMAMADLSDPAVLSLLGSTSESELQDLLEDLDFSLLDSASLSCGPAQRENGLLGAGPLAGPRAGPGALGRGAGSLGAAAGLLTPPPPLPDGLPPPLTKRIEDLRAASRQFDQEGRKKFFTLDMNNILLDIELQVQEQPAAVRSAVYSHLEAFVPCNKEALLKRLKKLSLNIQDDRLRTPLLKLKLAVCSVMPEQIARYNMDCMAKAAKQQSGEGEKNGSEEEDEEKPGKRVMGPRKKFVWDDRLRTLLCNLVRVKLGCYALEAQCSLSAEDYLKAFMENEVKPLWPKGWMQARMLFKESRSVHSHMTGNLAKKKIVPTQKAKAKEGAWVQMPTPTSSAAATPSPAPAPAVRRPLPSSPSETICLSDSLDDDLMAPSLDSISHALALLGSAAKDLVQSDGPPSPPGPHAHRPGGSAPASLATPHYASLLPHALLGKKEAPAMSLGGVGVVTTSPSPSSSSSSSSARSEGLGGAKAAGSLVQAHRLSLSSAHRPGVSAINKLSLPNSPSPPKPRPPPTASPLLPPQQKSFCSPGVKAGGAAPPSGLVKGGGKAGAANCSNSGVLSMPAQSRMNSHTPQLNPKSPQTPRLPHCPSPGPSAPHLQSKPHQHHQSNFITPMQATLTKSSHSNNPPIIKLTPRPPAPTPPPSSSPSPSPSASPSLPPHSRAQPIQNAHQYSPKNPGFRPPFSIPGGAAKAGQGSYSLAGGQKSSPHSSASASPTSTASVSSRPVSSPSPSSSSAGHGQRQRPAGGASQGAKPVASRAPVASVHSSPLSQVSSPGSNLLGPAPPSLPLGFGMLGGLVPVSLPFQFPSLLNFSPSGVPGGSGLGAAASNNSGYSLAHDLLKSLQSGSQAALPPHLQLAFSDATQSQGGDVKRKSH
- the ubn2a gene encoding ubinuclein-2a isoform X2, producing the protein MAEPRKVPFVTLSAFAAGPASEPRKCRHEDEAGINLEESTAVGTTPTGTGDGGLFGKASDGDNGEPRGITVRLNLCLSEPSDQASAEFNYSELVQSIQVKKAPPQALTPACDPNDPFADEEKERQEVEALAKKFESKYGNSGKKKRKDRMQDLIDIGFGYDESDPFIDNSEAYDELVPASLTTKLGGFYINTGTLQFRAASESEGEDGGKDGKARRPLKDGEEQVMKKRKRKEGSSAEEKKPRKTKVPKQGASGLSVHRPEKKKRKKLMKDSLCLAAMLRRFTREKEELRKKIGGGGGGGGALPAGGGAAANAPRANHAIHNSQLHPHAHPHPHPHPAGNDMAMADLSDPAVLSLLGSTSESELQDLLEDLDFSLLDSASLSCGPAQRENGLLGAGPLAGPRAGPGALGRGAGSLGAAAGLLTPPPPLPDGLPPPLTKRIEDLRAASRQFDQEGRKKFFTLDMNNILLDIELQVQEQPAAVRSAVYSHLEAFVPCNKEALLKRLKKLSLNIQDDRLRTPLLKLKLAVCSVMPEQIARYNMDCMAKAAKQQSGEGEKNGSEEEDEEKPGKRVMGPRKKFVWDDRLRTLLCNLVRVKLGCYALEAQCSLSAEDYLKAFMENEVKPLWPKGWMQARMLFKESRSVHSHMTGNLAKKKIVPTQKAKAKEGAWVQMPTPTSSAAATPSPAPAPAVRRPLPSSPSETICLSDSLDDDLMAPSLDSISHALALLGSAAKDLVQSDGPPSPPGPHAHRPGGSAPASLATPHYASLLPHALLGKKEAPAMSLGGVGVVTTSPSPSSSSSSSSARSEGLGGAKAAGSLVQAHRLSLSSAHRPGVSAINKLSLPNSPSPPKPRPPPTASPLLPPQQKSFCSPGVKAGGAAPPSGLVKGGGKAGAANCSNSGVLSMPAQSRMNSHTPQLNPKSPQTPRLPHCPSPGPSAPHLQSKPHQHHQSNFITPMQATLTKSSHSNNPPIIKLTPRPPAPTPPPSSSPSPSPSASPSLPPHSRAQPIQNAHQYSPKNPGFRPPFSIPGGAAKAGQGSYSLAGGQKSSPHSSASASPTSTASVSSRPVSSPSPSSSSAGHGQRQRPAGGASQGAKPVASRAPVASVHSSPLSQVSSPGSNLLGPAPPSLPLGFGMLGGLVPVSLPFQFPSLLNFSPSGVPGGSGLGAAASNNSGYSLAHDATQSQGGDVKRKSH